The following are from one region of the Gammaproteobacteria bacterium genome:
- a CDS encoding GHKL domain-containing protein, translating into MSSTNIAVSVAPLVITTVEGLAVNVPPISTIVKVEEVALLFLRPEYKLVLSIPVVEGRCAVGIISRHRFMEIYLRPYGRDLFGKKTVAHIMYSEALTVRHDESIDSAARHITENIEYPVKDDFIITKDGEYFGMAAVPSLLTALENQYRYNSLKLQKAYKQLKASQSQLIQSEKMASIGQMVAGVAHEINTPLGYVSNNVNMSRGIFLQVMQLVSKFEDLLHMMADENVDSTTLDQAILEIMQECEQQREEKLYAEINNLIDDSLYGLNQIGEIVTGLKDFSRIDKAAVANVSIHECIDNALMIGKNVIKNKANIHKKYADDIPLITCSPSKLNQVFLNLITNAAQAIEAFGDIYISTKNDGSHVIISIRDSGKGIPDSLLNKIFDPFFTTKKIGEGTGLGLSIVYQIIKQHRGLISVKSKVGHGTLFNIKLPIRQLQTNESMSPEILSNTLTAAPLELKKVMDF; encoded by the coding sequence ATGTCATCTACAAATATTGCTGTCTCTGTTGCACCACTTGTCATTACGACAGTTGAAGGCTTAGCGGTCAACGTGCCGCCTATTTCCACTATCGTTAAAGTGGAAGAAGTCGCACTATTATTTCTTCGTCCCGAATACAAACTCGTTTTATCGATTCCAGTAGTGGAAGGTCGTTGTGCTGTCGGCATTATTAGTCGACATCGCTTCATGGAAATTTATTTGCGCCCGTATGGTCGTGATTTGTTCGGCAAAAAAACCGTTGCTCACATCATGTATAGCGAAGCACTGACGGTGCGACATGATGAGTCCATCGACTCCGCTGCGCGGCATATTACTGAGAATATCGAATATCCCGTTAAAGATGACTTCATCATCACTAAAGACGGTGAATATTTTGGCATGGCGGCGGTACCGAGCTTATTAACCGCGCTAGAAAATCAATATCGTTACAACAGTTTAAAACTGCAAAAAGCTTATAAACAATTAAAAGCTTCACAAAGCCAACTGATCCAATCCGAAAAAATGGCGTCTATCGGTCAAATGGTAGCGGGCGTTGCGCATGAAATTAATACGCCGTTAGGTTACGTTTCTAATAACGTCAACATGAGTCGCGGTATATTTTTACAAGTCATGCAATTAGTCAGCAAATTTGAAGACTTACTGCACATGATGGCGGATGAAAATGTCGACAGCACTACATTAGATCAGGCCATTCTAGAAATCATGCAAGAATGTGAACAACAACGCGAAGAAAAACTCTACGCGGAAATTAACAACTTAATTGACGACAGCCTGTATGGACTCAATCAAATCGGCGAAATCGTTACCGGCTTAAAAGATTTTAGCCGCATCGACAAAGCAGCCGTTGCCAACGTCTCCATTCATGAATGCATTGATAACGCTTTAATGATAGGGAAAAACGTTATAAAAAATAAAGCTAACATCCATAAAAAATATGCGGACGATATTCCGTTAATTACGTGCTCGCCATCTAAACTAAACCAAGTATTTTTAAACTTAATCACCAATGCAGCGCAAGCGATCGAAGCATTCGGCGATATTTACATTAGCACTAAAAATGACGGCTCGCATGTCATCATTAGTATTCGTGATTCAGGCAAAGGCATTCCTGACAGTTTATTAAATAAAATTTTCGATCCTTTCTTTACCACTAAAAAAATCGGCGAAGGCACGGGCTTAGGCTTGTCGATTGTTTATCAAATCATCAAACAACACCGCGGCCTCATTAGCGTGAAATCAAAAGTAGGACATGGCACTCTTTTTAATATCAAGCTGCCCATTAGACAATTACAAACAAACGAATCAATGTCTCCGGAAATTTTGTCTAATACACTGACCGCCGCGCCTTTAGAACTCAAAAAGGTGATGGATTTTTAA
- the aceE gene encoding pyruvate dehydrogenase (acetyl-transferring), homodimeric type, translating into MTDPQFKDQDPQETQEWLDALEVVLELEGAERAHQLLEQLIEKARRSGAYLPFTANTAYLNTIPPHLETRSPGNRELEWKLRSYIRWNAMAMVVRANRYNSELGGHIATFASMATLYDVGFNHFWHAPHDDHPGDLIYYQGHSSPGIYARSFLEGRFNETQLDTFRQEVDGKGLSSYPHPWLMPDYWQFPTVSMGLGPITAIYQARMLKYMHARGIANTEKQKVWCFVGDGESDEPETLGAISLAAREKLDNLIFVVNCNLQRLDGPVRGNGKIIQELEAVFRGAGWEAIKVIWGSYWDPLIAKDSEGRLLKIMEDTVDGEYQNYKAQGGAYTREFFFGKDPKVKEMVANLSDQDIWRLNRGGHDPHKVYAAYSKAVNTVGKPVVILAKTVKGYGMGAIAEAKNPTHQQKKLDAESLKYIRDRFRLPISDADCEQANYFKPAEDSPEMQYLRERRSALGGSLPQRRTSAPTLAIPELSSFDALLKSSEDREMSTTMAFVRILAALIRDKSIGSHIVPIIPDEARTFGMEGMFRQMGIYSSVGQLYEPVDKDQVMYYREDKAGQILEEGINEAGAMSSFIAAGTTYSTLGVHMIPFYIFYSMFGFQRVGDLCWAAGDSRTKGFLLAGTAGRTTLAGEGLQHQDGHSQLMAAMVPNCISYDPCFAYELAVIIHEGLQRMYMRGDNVYYYITVMNENYSHPALPEGVNEDIIKGMYLFKQTAKAKLKVQLLGSGTILREVIAAAELLEQDFKVSSNIWSVTSFNELRRDGIDVERYNMLHPEEKPKVSHVQHCLQNQEGPIIAATDYMRSYADQIRPMIRRYYIALGTDGFGRSDTRAKLRDHFEVNRHYIVVAALKSLADLGQIPVTTVSQAIKQYGLNPNKLNPLYV; encoded by the coding sequence ATGACTGACCCGCAATTCAAAGATCAGGATCCCCAAGAAACCCAAGAATGGTTAGACGCGCTAGAGGTTGTCCTCGAACTAGAAGGTGCCGAGCGTGCGCACCAATTACTCGAACAACTGATTGAAAAAGCGCGCCGTTCGGGTGCTTATTTACCGTTTACGGCCAATACCGCTTATTTAAATACCATTCCCCCCCATCTTGAAACCCGCAGCCCCGGCAACCGCGAATTAGAATGGAAGTTACGTTCATATATAAGGTGGAACGCCATGGCCATGGTGGTCCGCGCCAATCGTTATAACAGCGAACTTGGGGGCCACATTGCCACTTTTGCCTCGATGGCGACGCTTTATGACGTGGGTTTTAACCATTTTTGGCATGCACCGCATGACGACCATCCTGGCGATTTGATCTACTACCAAGGCCATTCTTCACCGGGTATTTACGCCCGCAGCTTCCTCGAAGGCCGTTTCAACGAAACCCAATTGGATACTTTTCGCCAAGAAGTCGATGGCAAAGGTTTATCGTCTTATCCGCATCCCTGGCTAATGCCAGACTATTGGCAATTCCCGACGGTTTCGATGGGCCTTGGCCCGATCACGGCGATTTACCAAGCGCGTATGTTGAAATACATGCACGCGCGTGGCATTGCTAATACTGAAAAACAAAAAGTGTGGTGTTTTGTCGGCGACGGTGAATCGGACGAACCCGAAACCTTGGGCGCTATTTCCCTGGCGGCCCGCGAAAAATTAGATAACTTAATTTTTGTCGTGAACTGTAATTTGCAACGCCTTGATGGCCCAGTGCGTGGCAACGGCAAAATTATTCAAGAACTCGAAGCGGTGTTTCGCGGTGCGGGTTGGGAAGCGATCAAAGTTATTTGGGGTAGTTATTGGGATCCATTAATCGCCAAAGATAGCGAAGGTCGTTTATTAAAAATTATGGAAGACACCGTTGACGGTGAATACCAAAACTATAAAGCCCAAGGCGGCGCCTATACGCGCGAATTTTTCTTTGGCAAAGATCCAAAAGTAAAAGAAATGGTCGCGAATTTATCTGATCAAGATATTTGGCGTTTAAATCGCGGCGGTCATGATCCGCATAAAGTGTATGCGGCCTATTCCAAAGCCGTAAACACGGTTGGCAAACCCGTCGTAATTTTAGCGAAAACCGTAAAAGGTTATGGCATGGGCGCTATCGCTGAAGCGAAAAATCCTACGCATCAACAAAAGAAACTCGACGCAGAATCATTAAAATATATTCGTGATCGTTTTCGTTTGCCTATTTCCGATGCCGATTGCGAACAAGCGAATTATTTTAAACCGGCTGAAGACAGTCCGGAAATGCAATACTTGCGCGAACGACGCAGCGCACTCGGTGGTTCTTTACCACAACGTCGCACCAGCGCACCGACTTTAGCGATTCCTGAATTAAGTAGTTTTGATGCGCTATTAAAAAGTAGTGAAGACCGTGAAATGTCGACCACGATGGCATTCGTGCGTATCTTAGCCGCGTTAATTCGTGATAAATCCATTGGCTCACATATAGTGCCTATCATTCCGGATGAAGCACGCACCTTCGGCATGGAAGGCATGTTTCGCCAAATGGGAATTTATTCTTCCGTTGGACAACTTTACGAACCGGTCGATAAAGATCAAGTAATGTATTACCGCGAAGATAAAGCCGGACAAATTTTAGAAGAAGGCATTAACGAAGCTGGTGCAATGTCATCGTTCATCGCCGCCGGTACAACGTACAGCACACTCGGCGTGCACATGATTCCGTTTTACATTTTTTATTCGATGTTTGGTTTTCAACGCGTCGGTGATTTATGTTGGGCAGCCGGTGATAGCCGCACTAAAGGTTTCTTGTTAGCCGGCACTGCGGGCCGCACCACACTCGCGGGTGAAGGTTTACAACATCAAGATGGTCACAGTCAATTAATGGCCGCGATGGTACCGAATTGCATTTCTTATGATCCATGTTTTGCGTATGAACTAGCCGTCATTATTCACGAAGGTTTGCAACGCATGTATATGCGTGGCGACAACGTGTATTACTACATTACCGTGATGAACGAAAATTATTCACACCCTGCACTTCCTGAAGGCGTAAATGAAGACATCATCAAAGGTATGTATTTATTTAAACAAACAGCTAAAGCTAAACTCAAAGTGCAATTACTCGGCAGCGGTACCATATTACGCGAAGTTATTGCAGCGGCAGAATTATTAGAACAAGACTTTAAAGTGAGTTCCAATATCTGGAGTGTCACCAGCTTTAATGAATTACGTAGGGATGGTATTGATGTTGAACGTTACAACATGCTGCATCCTGAAGAAAAACCTAAAGTCAGTCACGTGCAACACTGCTTGCAAAATCAAGAAGGACCGATCATTGCCGCCACGGATTATATGCGCAGTTATGCGGATCAAATTCGCCCCATGATTCGTCGTTATTATATTGCGCTCGGCACAGATGGTTTTGGTCGCAGCGATACACGCGCTAAATTGCGTGATCATTTCGAAGTCAATCGTCATTACATTGTGGTTGCCGCACTTAAATCACTGGCTGATTTAGGTCAAATACCGGTCACGACCGTAAGCCAAGCGATTAAACAGTACGGCTTAAATCCCAATAAACTTAATCCGCTGTACGTGTAA
- a CDS encoding argininosuccinate synthase produces the protein MTTPKQAIKKVVLAYSGGLDTSVILKWLQDVYQCEVVTFTADLGQGEEVEPARAKAEALGIKEIYIEDVREEFVRDFVFPMFRANTIYEGEYLLGTSIARPLIAKRLIEIANETGADAISHGATGKGNDQVRFELGAYALKPGVKVIAPWREWDLTSREKLLEYAAKNNISIERKKGGGSPYSTDANLLHISYEGQILENPWSEPEEDMWRWSVSPENAPDKASYLEITFAKGDAVALDGKALSPATILETLNKIGGANGIGRLDLVENRYVGMKSRGCYETPGGTILLKAHRAIESITLDREVAHLKDELMPRYASMIYNGYWWSPERSALQTLINETQTPVNGVVRLKLYKGNVIVVGRQSESDSLFDANIATFEDDGGAYNQKDAEGFIKLNALRMRIAANKRNIK, from the coding sequence ATGACGACACCTAAACAAGCTATTAAAAAAGTAGTACTCGCGTATTCCGGTGGTTTAGATACTTCCGTGATTTTGAAATGGTTGCAAGACGTTTATCAATGCGAAGTAGTGACCTTCACCGCTGACTTAGGTCAAGGCGAAGAGGTTGAACCCGCGCGTGCCAAAGCTGAAGCATTGGGCATTAAAGAAATTTATATCGAAGACGTGCGTGAAGAATTTGTCCGCGATTTTGTCTTCCCAATGTTTCGTGCTAACACCATTTATGAAGGTGAATATTTGCTTGGCACTTCAATTGCGCGGCCCCTGATTGCTAAACGTTTGATTGAAATAGCTAATGAAACAGGTGCCGATGCGATTTCGCATGGCGCAACCGGTAAAGGCAATGATCAAGTGCGTTTTGAATTAGGTGCATATGCGTTAAAGCCCGGCGTAAAAGTAATTGCACCGTGGCGTGAATGGGATTTAACGTCGCGTGAAAAATTATTGGAGTACGCAGCAAAAAATAATATTTCGATTGAACGTAAAAAAGGCGGTGGCTCACCGTATTCAACCGATGCGAATTTATTGCACATCTCTTACGAAGGTCAGATTCTAGAAAATCCGTGGAGCGAACCCGAAGAAGACATGTGGCGTTGGTCGGTGTCACCAGAAAATGCGCCGGATAAAGCAAGCTATCTAGAAATTACCTTTGCTAAAGGTGACGCCGTAGCATTAGACGGTAAAGCCTTAAGCCCTGCGACTATTTTAGAAACCTTAAATAAAATCGGCGGCGCGAATGGCATTGGGCGTTTGGACTTAGTGGAAAATCGTTATGTTGGTATGAAGTCACGCGGTTGTTATGAAACACCGGGCGGTACGATTTTATTAAAAGCGCATCGTGCGATTGAGTCGATTACCTTAGATCGTGAAGTCGCGCATTTAAAAGACGAATTAATGCCGCGTTACGCCAGTATGATTTATAACGGCTATTGGTGGAGCCCGGAACGTTCAGCGCTGCAAACTTTAATTAATGAAACACAAACGCCAGTGAATGGCGTAGTGCGTTTAAAACTCTACAAAGGCAATGTCATTGTGGTCGGACGCCAATCAGAAAGCGACAGTTTGTTTGATGCCAATATTGCTACGTTTGAAGATGATGGCGGTGCCTATAATCAAAAAGATGCAGAAGGCTTTATTAAGTTAAATGCCTTGCGCATGCGTATCGCGGCTAACAAACGCAACATTAAATAA
- the lpdA gene encoding dihydrolipoyl dehydrogenase — MSASTAIEVPNIGDFKDVEVIEILVKVGETIKKEQSLLTVESDKATLDIPAPADGIIESLLVKIGDKISQGTLLGHYRSSTGNTASGTNTTTPAATVSTVKSDKQKTSAPSKTNDSDPALHAEVIVIGGGPGGYTAAFRAADLGKQVVLIEKDPMLGGVCLNVGCIPSKTLLHVAQIINETKTMAAHGVEFDAPKIDIKKLVAQKNDVIKKLTDGLIGLTKKRNVEVIYGIAQFDSPHSVSIQTKDGTKNLQFDYAIIAAGSEPVVLPQLPKDPRIIDSTGALALDDIPEKLLVIGGGIIGLEMAMVYDALGSAVTVVELSPGLIPGCDRDLVKPLEKMIRARYAAIYLGTQVTEIKTGKKLNVSFTGKDAPTNAEFDKVLVAVGRRPNGDKISAQNAGIMVSERGFIQTDNQMRSNVPHIFAIGDITGPPMLAHKATHEAKVAAEVIAGHKTYFDARTIPSVAYTDPEIAWMGLTEEEAKQQNIDYEKGAFPWAASGRSLSLGRSEGLTKLLFEKNSGRILGAGIVGPNAGELIAEAVLALEMNATAADIALSIHPHPTLSETLNFAAEIVEGSITDLYFPKK; from the coding sequence ATGAGCGCATCTACAGCCATCGAAGTTCCGAATATTGGTGATTTTAAAGACGTCGAAGTGATCGAGATATTGGTCAAAGTCGGCGAGACTATCAAAAAAGAACAATCACTACTCACCGTTGAATCCGACAAAGCCACACTCGATATTCCCGCGCCAGCGGATGGCATCATTGAAAGTCTGCTCGTTAAAATTGGCGATAAAATTTCGCAAGGTACTCTGCTAGGCCATTATCGCAGCAGTACAGGCAACACTGCTTCTGGCACTAATACAACAACGCCTGCTGCAACTGTTAGCACTGTTAAATCAGACAAACAAAAAACCAGCGCTCCTTCTAAAACTAATGATAGCGATCCTGCCTTGCACGCAGAAGTCATTGTCATTGGCGGCGGCCCAGGCGGTTATACCGCCGCGTTTCGCGCAGCCGACTTGGGCAAACAAGTTGTATTAATTGAAAAAGATCCGATGTTAGGCGGCGTATGTTTAAACGTAGGTTGCATTCCATCAAAAACGTTATTGCATGTTGCGCAAATCATTAACGAAACCAAAACGATGGCCGCGCACGGTGTTGAATTTGACGCGCCAAAAATTGATATTAAAAAACTCGTCGCACAAAAAAATGACGTAATTAAAAAACTTACCGACGGACTAATAGGTTTAACCAAAAAACGCAATGTTGAAGTCATTTACGGCATCGCACAATTTGACTCACCCCACAGCGTCAGCATTCAAACCAAAGACGGCACAAAAAATTTACAGTTTGATTACGCCATTATTGCAGCCGGTTCAGAACCTGTTGTATTACCACAACTACCCAAAGACCCGCGCATCATTGATTCAACTGGCGCATTAGCACTCGATGATATTCCAGAAAAATTATTAGTGATCGGCGGCGGCATTATTGGTTTAGAAATGGCGATGGTCTACGACGCCTTAGGTTCAGCCGTTACCGTCGTCGAATTATCACCCGGATTAATTCCTGGCTGTGATCGTGACTTAGTTAAACCTTTAGAAAAAATGATTCGTGCGCGTTATGCAGCCATTTATCTCGGCACCCAAGTGACTGAAATAAAAACCGGAAAAAAATTAAACGTCAGCTTTACCGGTAAAGACGCACCTACTAACGCAGAATTCGACAAAGTACTAGTGGCTGTTGGTCGCAGACCGAATGGCGATAAAATTTCCGCACAAAACGCCGGCATCATGGTTAGCGAACGTGGCTTTATTCAAACCGATAACCAAATGCGCAGCAACGTCCCGCATATTTTTGCGATTGGTGATATTACAGGCCCACCGATGTTAGCGCACAAAGCAACGCATGAAGCGAAAGTAGCCGCAGAAGTTATTGCAGGCCACAAAACTTACTTCGATGCGCGCACTATTCCATCGGTTGCATACACCGATCCGGAAATTGCATGGATGGGTTTAACTGAAGAAGAAGCCAAACAACAAAACATCGATTACGAAAAAGGTGCGTTTCCATGGGCAGCCAGCGGGCGCTCGTTAAGCCTTGGACGCAGCGAAGGTTTAACAAAATTATTATTTGAAAAAAACAGCGGCCGCATTTTAGGCGCCGGCATTGTCGGTCCTAATGCGGGCGAATTAATCGCCGAAGCTGTGCTGGCATTAGAAATGAATGCTACCGCAGCAGACATCGCGCTGAGTATTCATCCACATCCTACTTTGTCGGAAACGCTGAACTTCGCTGCAGAGATTGTGGAAGGTAGTATTACGGATTTGTATTTTCCGAAGAAATAA
- a CDS encoding response regulator has product MTQTTLPTLLLLDDEERILRSLRMLFRNEYQILTATSGQEALALLEKHNVQVLLSDQRMPNMTGVEVLRKARDISPTTMRILLTGYSDFEAVMNSVNEGEVFRFLRKPWSIDTLKSAVAEAATAAQETAQLLRSTPQTTEPIISSDGKVNILILDEDKETLHAINDMALQHINIFCARTLREAFEIIAKHDIAILISELVINQQDISGTIKALRKHKPSLLAIVVTSFSDVTSLIDLINQGQVYRYLPKPVSSGLLQRAISTSLIRFEQLRARPELNKRYAVDAPQDDEQRSFSDKVKNYLDKIRSRSNHMRAN; this is encoded by the coding sequence ATGACGCAAACTACACTGCCTACACTTTTGCTGCTAGATGATGAAGAACGCATTCTTCGTTCATTACGCATGTTATTTCGCAATGAATATCAAATCTTAACCGCCACATCAGGACAAGAAGCACTGGCCTTATTAGAAAAACATAATGTGCAGGTTTTATTATCCGATCAACGCATGCCGAATATGACCGGCGTAGAAGTCTTACGCAAAGCCCGCGATATCTCACCTACAACAATGCGGATCTTATTAACGGGTTATTCTGATTTCGAAGCGGTCATGAACTCGGTTAACGAAGGCGAAGTGTTTCGATTTTTACGCAAGCCGTGGAGCATCGACACGTTAAAAAGCGCCGTTGCAGAAGCGGCTACCGCAGCTCAAGAAACCGCGCAATTGCTGCGCTCAACGCCGCAGACCACCGAACCCATCATTAGCAGCGATGGCAAAGTCAATATTTTAATATTAGATGAAGACAAAGAAACCTTACATGCCATCAATGATATGGCTTTACAACACATCAATATTTTTTGTGCTCGCACTTTACGCGAAGCTTTTGAAATTATTGCCAAACACGATATTGCCATTTTAATTTCCGAATTAGTCATTAATCAGCAAGACATCAGCGGCACGATTAAAGCCTTACGCAAACACAAACCGAGTTTGTTAGCGATTGTTGTCACGTCTTTTAGCGATGTTACCTCTTTAATTGATTTAATTAATCAAGGCCAAGTCTATCGATATTTACCTAAACCTGTGTCTAGCGGATTATTACAACGCGCCATCAGCACCTCGCTCATTCGTTTTGAGCAGCTCCGCGCGCGTCCGGAATTAAACAAACGTTATGCCGTAGATGCGCCTCAAGATGATGAACAACGCAGCTTCTCAGACAAAGTAAAAAATTACTTGGATAAAATTCGCAGTCGCAGCAATCATATGCGCGCTAATTGA
- the aceF gene encoding dihydrolipoyllysine-residue acetyltransferase has protein sequence MAVIKEITIPDIGDFKSVDVLEILVSVGDSVKVEDSLITVESDKATLDIPAPYAGVVKEIKLKVGDKISKGDLLLLLEVNESATEKTDTEKSVAAPASVSAPVANNTDIPTKIEAPKPASTHPNGPSAAPLAPINDGRFRKAHASPSVRRFARELGADLGLIQGRGPKGRILKEDVQSYIKQVLSRSTGGQPGLYVAELPDIDFTKFGETEILPLTKINKLTGRFLHRSWFYVPHVTQFDEADVTDLEQFRKDLNKEYASKDVKITVVAFLIKAVVSALKEYPRFNSSLDNAQENIILKKYYNVGVAVDTPEGLVVPVFKDVDRKSLGELAKELSEVAERARARKLAPHELQGACFTISSLGGVGGTAFTPIVNQPEVAILGVSRADIKPVFQEGVFVPRLILPLSLSYDHRVIDGAQAARFTTYLGKVLSDARRLVL, from the coding sequence ATGGCAGTCATTAAAGAAATTACCATCCCCGATATCGGCGACTTTAAAAGTGTTGACGTGCTTGAAATTTTGGTCAGCGTGGGTGACAGCGTTAAAGTCGAAGACTCACTGATCACAGTGGAATCTGATAAAGCTACTTTAGATATTCCTGCACCGTACGCCGGCGTAGTTAAAGAAATAAAACTTAAAGTCGGCGATAAAATTTCTAAAGGCGATTTACTGCTGCTGTTAGAAGTTAATGAAAGCGCGACAGAAAAAACTGACACAGAAAAATCCGTTGCAGCACCGGCATCAGTATCGGCACCCGTCGCTAACAACACCGACATCCCAACCAAAATCGAAGCGCCAAAACCTGCCAGCACGCATCCCAACGGTCCCAGCGCTGCACCACTCGCGCCAATTAATGATGGTCGCTTTCGCAAAGCTCATGCGAGTCCTTCAGTGCGACGTTTTGCGCGTGAACTTGGTGCGGATTTAGGTTTAATTCAAGGTCGTGGGCCGAAAGGCCGTATTTTAAAAGAAGATGTGCAATCGTATATCAAACAAGTATTAAGTCGCAGCACGGGCGGTCAACCCGGTTTGTATGTTGCGGAATTACCGGATATTGATTTCACGAAATTTGGTGAGACCGAAATTTTACCATTGACTAAGATCAACAAACTCACCGGACGTTTTTTACATCGCAGCTGGTTTTATGTTCCTCACGTCACACAGTTTGATGAAGCCGATGTCACCGACCTTGAACAATTTCGCAAAGATCTAAATAAAGAATATGCCAGTAAAGATGTCAAAATCACCGTCGTCGCTTTTTTAATTAAAGCCGTCGTCTCCGCGCTTAAAGAATATCCGCGTTTTAATTCATCACTTGATAATGCGCAAGAAAATATCATCTTAAAAAAATACTATAACGTTGGTGTTGCCGTTGATACACCCGAAGGTTTAGTAGTGCCGGTGTTTAAAGACGTGGATAGAAAATCGCTGGGCGAACTTGCCAAAGAACTCAGCGAAGTGGCCGAACGTGCGCGTGCACGTAAATTAGCACCGCATGAATTGCAAGGCGCTTGCTTCACCATTTCTAGTTTAGGTGGTGTTGGCGGTACGGCATTCACACCTATCGTGAATCAACCCGAAGTTGCAATCCTCGGCGTGTCACGCGCCGATATAAAACCTGTCTTTCAAGAAGGCGTATTTGTACCTCGTTTAATATTGCCCTTGTCATTATCGTACGATCATCGCGTGATTGATGGCGCGCAAGCGGCGCGCTTCACTACTTACTTAGGCAAAGTCTTGTCTGACGCACGTCGTTTAGTGCTTTAA
- a CDS encoding DUF3108 domain-containing protein has product MVLFNLNAVIAGGEAQSTEANPAANAPAVVAPTALPPTVLTPTDSNKPATKVTLTPYVAEYKIEKLGVAVGHAVMTLSDKGNGIWEYSSRVKPYGVASLFTKQEVVESSQVRLMPDNSIKPLIYEHKHKGGDKAKNVQYVYDWNQKTVTTVVNGAPKQFPLDKPLYDPQSAQLFLSIALQTGAKSIEVPVLDDGEINNYTLSFSGTETLKTKLGEYQTQKLSRVHGKRVTHTWIAPRLNFIPVRIEQIKNQDSSVSMSLDSVRWSQ; this is encoded by the coding sequence ATGGTTTTATTTAACCTCAATGCAGTCATTGCGGGCGGTGAAGCCCAATCGACTGAAGCAAACCCTGCTGCTAATGCACCGGCCGTAGTAGCTCCAACGGCGTTGCCTCCTACCGTATTAACTCCCACCGACAGCAACAAGCCCGCGACAAAAGTAACACTTACTCCGTATGTAGCAGAATATAAAATAGAAAAACTTGGCGTTGCGGTTGGTCACGCAGTCATGACATTAAGCGATAAAGGCAACGGCATTTGGGAATACAGTTCGCGCGTTAAACCTTATGGCGTGGCTTCACTTTTCACTAAACAAGAAGTTGTTGAATCGAGCCAAGTGCGACTCATGCCGGACAATAGTATTAAACCGCTGATTTACGAACATAAACACAAAGGCGGCGACAAAGCCAAAAATGTGCAATACGTTTATGACTGGAATCAAAAAACTGTCACAACCGTTGTAAATGGCGCCCCCAAACAGTTTCCTTTAGACAAGCCATTATATGACCCACAATCTGCCCAATTATTTTTAAGCATCGCATTACAAACCGGCGCAAAATCGATTGAAGTGCCCGTGCTCGATGATGGCGAGATTAATAACTACACCTTAAGTTTCTCTGGCACGGAAACACTTAAAACCAAACTCGGCGAATATCAAACACAAAAATTAAGTCGCGTCCATGGCAAGCGGGTTACTCATACCTGGATTGCACCGCGCTTAAATTTTATTCCAGTGCGCATTGAACAAATCAAAAATCAAGACAGCTCTGTTTCGATGTCATTAGATTCGGTACGTTGGTCGCAATAA